One Vicugna pacos chromosome X, VicPac4, whole genome shotgun sequence DNA window includes the following coding sequences:
- the LOC102545688 gene encoding melanoma-associated antigen B18-like isoform X1: MSFVSRQQRSSSAPTRRQGVIMPRGHKSKLRAREKRRKACTEIQGLEDAQATAAAAGESPSSFCPPFEDRPQNVPASGTPSIPQAAQGTSSATAAVSCTDSGEGANGQKEESSKSSKGTEGSQTDPLNKQVVLLVQFLLQKYQKKEPITKADMLKFVIKRSKCHFNEILKRASEHMELAFGVDLKEVDPTRHCYALVSKLDLAFDSTVNEEEIMLKTGLLMIVLGVVFMKGNCAPEEAVWEVLNMMGVYAERKHFIYGDPKKVITEDLVQLEYLQYRQVPDSDPPRYEFLWGPRAHAETSKMRVLEFLAKVHDTVPSAFPSCYEEAVRDEEERAQARASARAAIASVRSGAMASNFPEAK, encoded by the exons ATGAGCTTCGTGTCACGTCAGCAGAGAAGCAGCTCAGCACCTACAAGGCGTCAAG GAGTCATCATGCCTCGAGGTCATAAGAGTAAGCTCCGTGCTCGCGAGAAACGCCGGAAGGCCTGTACTGAGATCCAGGGTCTGGAGGATGCTCAGGCTACCGCTGCAGCAGCAGGAGAGTCTCCCTCCTCGTTCTGTCCTCCCTTCGAGGACAGACCTCAGAATGTACCTGCTTCTGGGACACCTAGCATTCCTCAGGCGGCTCAGGGAACCTCCAGTGCTACTGCAGCTGTGTCGTGCACCGATTCAGGTGAAGGTGCCAATGGCCAAAAGGAGGAAAGCTCAAAATCCTCCAAGGGCACTGAAGGCTCACAAACAGATCCTTTAAACAAGCAGGTGGTTTTGCTGGTGCAGTTTCTGCTGCAGAAGTATCAAAAAAAGGAGCCAATTACGAAGGCAGACATGCTGAAGTTTGTTATCAAAAGGTCCAAGTGTCATTTCAATGAGATCCTCAAGAGAGCCTCTGAGCACATGGAGCTAGCCTTTGGTGTTGATTTGAAGGAGGTGGATCCCACCAGGCACTGCTATGCCCTTGTCAGCAAACTAGATCTCGCCTTCGATAGCACGGTAAATGAAGAAGAAATCATGCTCAAGACCGGCCTCCTGATGATTGTGCTGGGTGTGGTCTTCATGAAGGGCAACTGTGCCCCGGAAGAGGCGGTCTGGGAAGTGCTGAATATGATGGGTGTATATGCTGAGAGGAAGCACTTCATCTATGGGGATCCCAAGAAGGTCATCACCGAAGATTTGGTGCAGCTCGAGTACCTGCAGTACCGCCAGGTGCCTGACAGCGATCCTCCCCGCTATGAGTTCCTGTGGGGCCCGAGGGCCCATGCTGAAACCAGCAAGATGAGAGTGCTGGAATTTTTAGCCAAGGTTCATGATACGGTCCCCAGTGCCTTCCCATCCTGCTATGAAGAGGCTGTGAGAGATGAGGAAGAGAGAGCCCAAGCAAGAGCATCAGCCAGGGCTGCCATCGCCAGCGTGCGCTCCGGGGCCATGGCCAGCAACTTCCCCGAGGCTAAGTGA
- the LOC102545688 gene encoding melanoma-associated antigen B18-like isoform X2 — MPRGHKSKLRAREKRRKACTEIQGLEDAQATAAAAGESPSSFCPPFEDRPQNVPASGTPSIPQAAQGTSSATAAVSCTDSGEGANGQKEESSKSSKGTEGSQTDPLNKQVVLLVQFLLQKYQKKEPITKADMLKFVIKRSKCHFNEILKRASEHMELAFGVDLKEVDPTRHCYALVSKLDLAFDSTVNEEEIMLKTGLLMIVLGVVFMKGNCAPEEAVWEVLNMMGVYAERKHFIYGDPKKVITEDLVQLEYLQYRQVPDSDPPRYEFLWGPRAHAETSKMRVLEFLAKVHDTVPSAFPSCYEEAVRDEEERAQARASARAAIASVRSGAMASNFPEAK, encoded by the coding sequence ATGCCTCGAGGTCATAAGAGTAAGCTCCGTGCTCGCGAGAAACGCCGGAAGGCCTGTACTGAGATCCAGGGTCTGGAGGATGCTCAGGCTACCGCTGCAGCAGCAGGAGAGTCTCCCTCCTCGTTCTGTCCTCCCTTCGAGGACAGACCTCAGAATGTACCTGCTTCTGGGACACCTAGCATTCCTCAGGCGGCTCAGGGAACCTCCAGTGCTACTGCAGCTGTGTCGTGCACCGATTCAGGTGAAGGTGCCAATGGCCAAAAGGAGGAAAGCTCAAAATCCTCCAAGGGCACTGAAGGCTCACAAACAGATCCTTTAAACAAGCAGGTGGTTTTGCTGGTGCAGTTTCTGCTGCAGAAGTATCAAAAAAAGGAGCCAATTACGAAGGCAGACATGCTGAAGTTTGTTATCAAAAGGTCCAAGTGTCATTTCAATGAGATCCTCAAGAGAGCCTCTGAGCACATGGAGCTAGCCTTTGGTGTTGATTTGAAGGAGGTGGATCCCACCAGGCACTGCTATGCCCTTGTCAGCAAACTAGATCTCGCCTTCGATAGCACGGTAAATGAAGAAGAAATCATGCTCAAGACCGGCCTCCTGATGATTGTGCTGGGTGTGGTCTTCATGAAGGGCAACTGTGCCCCGGAAGAGGCGGTCTGGGAAGTGCTGAATATGATGGGTGTATATGCTGAGAGGAAGCACTTCATCTATGGGGATCCCAAGAAGGTCATCACCGAAGATTTGGTGCAGCTCGAGTACCTGCAGTACCGCCAGGTGCCTGACAGCGATCCTCCCCGCTATGAGTTCCTGTGGGGCCCGAGGGCCCATGCTGAAACCAGCAAGATGAGAGTGCTGGAATTTTTAGCCAAGGTTCATGATACGGTCCCCAGTGCCTTCCCATCCTGCTATGAAGAGGCTGTGAGAGATGAGGAAGAGAGAGCCCAAGCAAGAGCATCAGCCAGGGCTGCCATCGCCAGCGTGCGCTCCGGGGCCATGGCCAGCAACTTCCCCGAGGCTAAGTGA